Proteins from a single region of Pseudomonas phenolilytica:
- a CDS encoding chemotaxis protein CheB, which produces MSEGAARIAVLADTSLQRHVLQQALGASGYRVVLNNDPARMELADLDLTEADLWLVDLAQTEDSPLVDALLERDSTLVLFGEGHAPERSSENYPRWERRLFGKLKRLVGDPAVAVGPRLGALDSDSARSGQLTLPGALAVHPATAGEVAPRVWLLAASLGGPEAVKAFLDALPEGLPVGFIYAQHIEASFEAALSQAVGRHSSWAVRQSRGGDHIRCGEVIIAPIAQELGFDLDGLMRSSGRSWPEPYSPSIDQMMLNLAQHYGDRCGAIVFSGMGSDGSAAAAYLLRQGGRIWTQRADSCACSSMPDNLREGGYSSFTGDPRELAQALVNHLAEQARLAATSIERDLS; this is translated from the coding sequence ATGTCTGAAGGCGCCGCTCGCATCGCGGTCCTGGCCGATACCTCGCTGCAGCGCCATGTGCTGCAGCAGGCGCTGGGTGCCAGTGGCTATCGCGTGGTCCTCAACAACGATCCGGCGCGGATGGAATTGGCCGATCTGGACCTCACCGAGGCCGATCTCTGGCTGGTGGACCTGGCACAGACCGAGGATTCGCCGCTGGTCGATGCGCTGCTCGAGCGCGACAGCACGCTGGTGCTATTCGGCGAGGGGCATGCGCCGGAGCGCAGCTCGGAGAACTACCCGCGCTGGGAGCGCCGGCTGTTCGGCAAGCTCAAGCGGCTGGTCGGTGACCCGGCGGTAGCGGTCGGCCCGCGTCTGGGAGCGCTCGACAGCGACTCAGCGCGCAGTGGACAACTGACCTTGCCCGGAGCGCTGGCCGTCCATCCGGCGACTGCCGGCGAGGTGGCGCCGCGGGTGTGGCTGCTCGCGGCCTCGCTGGGCGGGCCGGAGGCGGTCAAGGCGTTCCTCGATGCGCTGCCGGAGGGGCTGCCGGTGGGGTTCATCTACGCCCAGCACATCGAGGCAAGTTTCGAGGCGGCGCTGTCCCAGGCGGTCGGCAGGCACAGCAGCTGGGCGGTCCGGCAGAGCAGGGGCGGCGATCACATTCGTTGCGGGGAAGTGATCATCGCGCCGATCGCGCAGGAGCTGGGCTTTGATCTCGATGGCCTGATGCGCAGCAGCGGCCGCAGCTGGCCGGAGCCGTACAGCCCGTCGATCGATCAGATGATGCTCAATCTCGCCCAGCACTACGGCGACCGCTGCGGTGCCATCGTCTTCAGTGGCATGGGCAGCGACGGCAGCGCCGCGGCGGCCTACTTGCTGCGCCAGGGCGGCCGGATCTGGACCCAGCGCGCCGACTCCTGTGCCTGCTCGAGCATGCCGGACAACCTGCGCGAGGGTGGCTACAGCTCGTTCACGGGCGATCCGCGCGAACTCGCGCAAGCCTTGGTCAACCATCTTGCGGAGCAGGCACGCCTGGCCGCTACGTCCATCGAAAGGGATCTGTCATGA
- a CDS encoding hybrid sensor histidine kinase/response regulator: MGDRHDYVALEWVKGEIAETLKQARQALEAYVEAPQDSTRMRFCMTYVHQVHGTLQMVEFFGAALLAEEMEQLARALLEERVANRAEALEVLMQAILQMPVYLDRIQSARRDLPMVVLPLLNDLRAARGEKLLSETSLFAPDLSERTPILPSESVERLRTEELPVLLRKMRQMLQVALVGVIRNQDLPTNLGYMARVFARLESLCKDAPLGALWQITSGMIEGLASGAVSNGASVRTLLRQVDKEFKRLVEQGVDGLNQPAPDELIKNLLFYVAKAPADTPRLRALRELYRLDDALPDMTIVDQERAQLSGPDRGAMRSVVAALCEELVRVKDSLDLFVRSDRRALDDLASLHAPLKQIADTLAVLGFAQPRKIIVDQTGLIQALTSGLRQPDDATLMDIAGALLYVEATLAGMVGTTTEEQDEARHLPTTDVAQIHQLVIKEARTALEQAKDAIIEFIASQWNHDHLARVPELLTQARGGLAMIPLQRAAALLDACNRYIQEQLLALRAVPDWQSLDTLADAITSVEYYLERLSEDCGSQGDLILDVAEESLQHLGYPLASTSPSVSEKEQPQPESDLSGDPLDEIEFLLPEADPEPAEMASHRSGNSEEQRAGDVTLGENELPAVTLPANDAAAAVDYLPPAADLDGSALELPTLEFEILDEAAPATSWSAVEIADLGLPEITLPPLSESLETPEQAPDLEQIMAAPVLAINPPAQDVPPSLLPPPEGEEPVDDELAEVFIEEAAEVLETIREQLPAWLAEPDDKAVLGEVRRAFHTLKGSGRMVRALIVGELAWSIENLLNRVLDRSIGTTEAVKQVVVDVVALLPALVEEFAAHAQRQRSDVDQLAACAHALAKGEPLPNLAAGAVEQPEPSVDAAGEREPASDGLDPQLLEIFRNEAEAHLTTLVDYLADCAQRLPQPVTDALQRALHTLKGSAHMAGILPMAEIATPLEKLVKEFKNNLIQIELADAQLLHDAEQLLRQGLDNLQERPLAPIAGAPEFLARVQALHQARLTEAGVRRESAKGEARDPSLIAAFLSEGMNILLDAADLLQRWREHPTERQELSALLQELSSLGHSAQMADLPQVDALCQALLKLYGVVQDGRLAVDAHFFDTVEEGHEALVGMMDQVAAALQVTAQPQLVERLEALAAQAIDTLAAPEETLLPAVQPLVDDGYPALAHECGGSGAADDSFDPDMVDIFLDEAVDLLESAGEALERWLSEPTNQLALSALLRDLHTLKGGARMAGVRPVGDLAHELESLYEGLSDGRYAYAPDLAALLQRSHDQLALQLEQLQSDTPMSVADELVRTIRAYRQGDLLGAVADDLVGVPDMPQEHVSEPVADVDAAGEELSAGDHHDDLQLDIDASDAAKSDTLEAEAEAEAEADLGDIQRPGAIEVSDEALPVIAEDLHDEPDPELVEIFLDEGFDIMESVTAGLQRWMDDVDNSFELEALQRDLHTLKGGARMADSRAIGDLAHELEYLYEGLCAGKYRATEQLFALLQACHDRLAEMLDALRARRPQPDGKALIEAIRAFRDNPQQQLNAPSSITLKAAEETTAAHESDASEILDIFVEEADDLLEEMEAALGRWDAQRDDAAPLADMLRVLHTLKGGARLAGQARLGNMAHDLEQHLSEARQMGAPWPESLFLDVQQGYDGLLKEVEQLRALLAAEIPPDPVTQEVAEEAANVVTTLPLAQPIVAASVRPVANAEPAKVLPFVQRARQAAQDAAARRAPQELVKVPAELLEGLVNLAGETSIFRGRVEQQVSDVSFTLSEMEATIERVRDQLRRLDTETQAQILSRYQAEAERAGYDDFDPLEMDRHSQLQQLSRALFESASDLLDLKETLAARNRDAETLLLQQARVNTELQEGLMRTRMVPFERLVPRLRRIVRQVAGELGKQVEFLVGNATGEMDRSVLERIVAPLEHMLRNAVDHGIESQQARRAAGKPEQGTIRLDLAREGGDIVLTLSDDGAGINLAAVRRKAIERGLLAPQNDLTDHEILQFILEAGFSTAERVTQISGRGVGMDVVHSEVKQLGGSMSIESTQGQGTRFLIRLPFTVSVNRALMVYSGEDLYAIPLNTIEGIVRVSPYELEAYYQPDAPRFEYAGQTYELRYLGELLNNGQQPKLVGQSLPLPVILVRSKEHSVAVQVDSLAGSREIVVKSLGPQFAGVHGISGATILGDGRVVVILDLLATIRVLHAHLLTQQRPQQLPQLPETVEVEADRPLLVMVVDDSVTVRKVTSRLLERNGMNVLTAKDGVDAITQLQERRPDIMLLDIEMPRMDGFEVAALVRHDERLKDLPIIMITSRTGEKHRDRALAIGVNEYLGKPYQESVLLEHIQRLVHADV; encoded by the coding sequence ATGGGTGATCGGCACGATTATGTCGCCCTGGAATGGGTGAAAGGCGAGATCGCCGAGACCCTCAAGCAGGCACGTCAAGCCTTGGAAGCCTACGTAGAGGCTCCGCAAGATTCGACGCGGATGCGCTTCTGCATGACCTATGTGCATCAGGTGCATGGCACCTTGCAGATGGTCGAGTTCTTCGGCGCGGCCTTGCTGGCCGAGGAAATGGAACAGCTCGCGCGCGCGCTGCTGGAGGAGCGGGTCGCCAATCGAGCCGAGGCGCTCGAGGTCCTCATGCAGGCCATTCTGCAGATGCCGGTTTACCTCGATCGCATCCAGAGCGCCCGTCGCGATCTGCCGATGGTGGTGTTGCCGCTGCTCAACGACCTACGGGCTGCGCGGGGTGAAAAGCTGCTGTCGGAAACCAGCCTGTTCGCACCCGATCTGTCTGAGCGTACGCCGATACTGCCGAGCGAATCCGTTGAGCGCCTGCGGACCGAGGAGCTGCCGGTGCTGCTGCGCAAGATGCGGCAGATGCTCCAGGTCGCCCTGGTTGGGGTGATTCGCAATCAGGACCTGCCCACCAACCTCGGCTACATGGCCCGGGTCTTCGCGCGATTGGAGTCGCTGTGCAAGGACGCGCCGCTCGGCGCACTCTGGCAGATCACTTCGGGCATGATCGAAGGGCTAGCCAGCGGTGCGGTCAGCAACGGAGCGTCGGTGCGCACGCTGTTGCGCCAGGTGGACAAGGAGTTCAAGCGGCTGGTCGAGCAGGGTGTCGACGGGCTGAACCAGCCGGCTCCCGATGAGCTGATCAAGAATTTGTTGTTCTACGTAGCCAAGGCTCCGGCCGATACGCCGCGCCTGCGCGCCCTGAGAGAGCTCTATCGGCTCGACGATGCGCTGCCCGACATGACGATCGTCGATCAGGAGCGCGCACAGCTCTCCGGTCCCGATCGGGGCGCCATGCGCTCGGTGGTTGCGGCATTGTGCGAGGAGCTGGTGCGGGTTAAGGACAGTCTCGATCTATTCGTGCGTAGCGACCGCCGCGCACTGGACGATCTGGCCAGTCTACATGCCCCGTTGAAGCAGATTGCCGACACCCTAGCGGTGCTGGGCTTTGCCCAGCCGCGCAAGATCATCGTCGACCAGACCGGGCTGATCCAGGCGCTGACCTCGGGCCTGCGCCAGCCTGACGATGCCACGTTGATGGATATCGCTGGCGCCCTGCTATACGTCGAGGCGACCCTGGCCGGCATGGTGGGAACAACTACCGAGGAACAGGACGAGGCGCGTCATCTGCCCACGACCGATGTCGCGCAGATTCACCAACTGGTCATCAAGGAAGCGCGTACGGCGCTTGAGCAGGCCAAGGACGCGATCATCGAATTCATCGCATCGCAGTGGAATCATGATCATCTCGCCCGCGTTCCCGAGCTGTTGACCCAAGCACGCGGCGGGCTGGCGATGATCCCGCTGCAGCGCGCCGCCGCGCTGCTCGATGCTTGCAATCGCTATATCCAAGAGCAGCTGCTGGCGCTACGCGCGGTGCCGGATTGGCAGAGTCTGGATACGCTGGCCGATGCGATCACCAGTGTTGAGTACTACCTGGAGCGGCTCAGCGAGGATTGCGGTAGTCAGGGCGACCTGATTCTCGACGTCGCAGAGGAAAGTCTGCAGCATCTGGGCTATCCACTGGCTTCCACCAGTCCATCTGTATCTGAGAAAGAACAACCGCAACCGGAATCGGACCTGTCCGGCGATCCGCTAGACGAAATCGAGTTCCTGCTGCCCGAAGCCGATCCTGAGCCGGCGGAGATGGCGTCGCACCGGTCAGGGAATTCCGAGGAGCAACGGGCTGGCGACGTAACGCTCGGCGAGAACGAACTGCCAGCGGTGACTTTGCCAGCGAACGACGCCGCCGCTGCAGTGGATTACCTGCCCCCCGCTGCGGATCTCGATGGCTCGGCGTTGGAGTTGCCGACGCTGGAGTTCGAGATTCTGGATGAGGCTGCGCCGGCCACCAGTTGGAGCGCGGTCGAGATCGCCGATCTCGGGTTGCCTGAGATCACCCTGCCGCCCTTGAGCGAGAGCCTCGAAACGCCGGAACAGGCTCCAGATTTGGAGCAGATCATGGCCGCCCCGGTGCTGGCGATCAATCCGCCGGCCCAGGACGTGCCGCCGAGCCTGCTCCCGCCGCCGGAAGGGGAGGAGCCGGTCGACGACGAACTGGCCGAGGTCTTCATCGAAGAGGCGGCAGAGGTTCTGGAGACGATCCGCGAGCAGCTTCCCGCGTGGCTGGCCGAGCCCGACGACAAGGCTGTGCTCGGTGAAGTGCGACGCGCCTTCCATACGCTCAAAGGCAGCGGGCGCATGGTGCGCGCGCTGATCGTTGGCGAGCTGGCCTGGTCCATCGAGAATCTGCTCAATCGTGTGCTGGATCGCAGCATCGGGACGACCGAAGCGGTCAAGCAGGTGGTGGTTGACGTCGTGGCCTTGTTGCCGGCGCTGGTCGAAGAGTTCGCCGCTCATGCACAGCGCCAACGCAGCGATGTCGATCAGCTGGCCGCCTGCGCACATGCCCTGGCCAAGGGCGAACCGCTCCCTAACCTGGCGGCCGGTGCGGTAGAGCAGCCGGAACCGAGCGTAGACGCGGCTGGCGAACGCGAGCCGGCGTCGGACGGTTTGGATCCGCAGTTGCTCGAGATCTTTCGCAACGAGGCCGAGGCTCACCTGACCACCCTCGTCGACTATCTCGCCGACTGCGCCCAGCGCCTTCCTCAACCGGTGACCGATGCACTGCAGCGTGCACTGCACACGCTCAAGGGCAGCGCGCACATGGCGGGTATCCTGCCGATGGCCGAGATCGCCACACCGCTGGAAAAGCTGGTCAAGGAGTTCAAGAACAACCTGATCCAGATCGAACTCGCCGACGCCCAGCTGCTACACGATGCCGAGCAGCTGCTGCGCCAGGGCTTGGACAATCTGCAGGAGCGGCCGCTTGCACCGATCGCCGGTGCGCCGGAGTTTCTTGCTCGCGTGCAGGCGCTGCATCAGGCACGCCTCACCGAGGCTGGTGTTCGGCGCGAGAGCGCAAAGGGGGAGGCGCGTGATCCGAGCCTGATCGCCGCATTCCTGTCCGAGGGGATGAATATTCTGCTCGATGCCGCGGATCTGCTGCAGCGCTGGCGCGAGCATCCCACCGAGCGCCAGGAGCTATCGGCACTGCTGCAGGAGCTGAGCAGCCTAGGCCACAGTGCGCAGATGGCCGACCTGCCGCAGGTCGATGCGCTCTGCCAGGCGCTGCTCAAACTGTACGGCGTGGTGCAGGACGGCCGCCTGGCGGTCGATGCGCATTTCTTCGATACCGTCGAGGAGGGACACGAGGCACTGGTCGGCATGATGGATCAGGTCGCCGCCGCGCTGCAGGTGACCGCCCAGCCGCAGCTGGTCGAACGGCTCGAAGCGCTCGCGGCGCAGGCCATCGATACGCTAGCCGCACCCGAGGAGACGCTACTCCCTGCCGTCCAACCTCTGGTGGACGACGGATATCCGGCGCTCGCGCACGAGTGTGGCGGGAGCGGCGCCGCCGACGACAGTTTCGACCCGGACATGGTGGACATCTTCCTCGACGAGGCCGTCGACCTGTTGGAGAGTGCGGGCGAGGCGCTGGAGCGCTGGCTGAGCGAGCCAACCAACCAGTTGGCGCTGTCGGCGCTACTGCGTGACCTGCACACGCTCAAGGGCGGCGCCCGTATGGCCGGGGTGCGTCCGGTCGGTGATCTGGCACACGAGCTGGAATCGCTCTACGAAGGATTGTCCGACGGCCGCTATGCCTATGCGCCGGACCTGGCCGCATTGCTACAACGCAGTCACGATCAGCTGGCGCTGCAGCTTGAGCAGCTGCAATCAGACACACCCATGAGCGTCGCCGACGAGCTGGTTCGGACGATCCGTGCCTATCGGCAGGGCGACCTGCTTGGCGCCGTCGCTGATGATTTAGTCGGCGTGCCGGACATGCCGCAGGAGCACGTCAGCGAGCCGGTGGCCGATGTGGACGCTGCGGGCGAGGAGCTGAGCGCCGGCGATCACCACGACGATCTGCAGCTTGATATCGACGCCAGCGATGCTGCGAAGTCCGATACCCTCGAAGCCGAAGCCGAAGCCGAAGCCGAAGCCGACCTGGGCGACATACAACGTCCAGGTGCGATTGAAGTGTCGGACGAAGCACTACCGGTGATCGCTGAGGACCTGCACGACGAACCCGATCCGGAGCTGGTCGAGATATTCCTCGATGAAGGCTTCGACATCATGGAAAGCGTTACCGCGGGCTTGCAGCGATGGATGGACGACGTCGACAACAGTTTCGAGCTGGAGGCGCTGCAGCGTGACCTGCATACCCTGAAGGGTGGCGCACGGATGGCCGACAGTCGCGCCATCGGCGATCTGGCGCATGAGCTGGAATACCTCTACGAAGGTTTGTGCGCAGGCAAGTATCGGGCTACCGAGCAGCTCTTCGCGCTGTTGCAGGCCTGTCATGACCGTCTTGCCGAGATGCTCGACGCGCTGCGCGCCAGACGCCCGCAGCCGGATGGCAAGGCGCTGATCGAGGCGATCCGCGCCTTTCGCGATAATCCGCAGCAGCAGCTGAATGCACCCAGCAGCATCACCCTGAAGGCTGCTGAAGAAACAACGGCGGCTCATGAGTCCGACGCCTCGGAGATTCTCGACATCTTCGTCGAGGAGGCCGATGACCTGCTCGAGGAAATGGAGGCAGCACTTGGCCGCTGGGACGCGCAGCGCGACGACGCTGCTCCGCTGGCTGACATGCTGCGTGTGCTGCATACGCTCAAGGGCGGTGCACGGCTGGCCGGGCAGGCGCGCCTGGGCAACATGGCGCATGACCTTGAACAGCACCTGAGCGAGGCCCGGCAGATGGGCGCACCGTGGCCGGAGAGCCTGTTCCTTGATGTGCAGCAGGGCTATGACGGCCTGCTCAAGGAAGTCGAGCAGCTCAGGGCGCTGCTCGCTGCGGAGATTCCTCCGGACCCGGTGACCCAGGAGGTCGCGGAGGAAGCGGCGAATGTCGTGACCACGCTGCCTCTGGCGCAACCCATCGTCGCCGCCAGCGTGCGCCCCGTGGCCAATGCCGAGCCGGCGAAGGTCCTGCCGTTCGTCCAGCGCGCCCGGCAGGCGGCGCAGGATGCCGCGGCGCGGCGCGCTCCGCAGGAGCTGGTCAAGGTACCGGCGGAGCTGCTCGAGGGGCTGGTCAACCTGGCGGGCGAGACCTCGATTTTCCGCGGCCGAGTCGAGCAGCAGGTCAGCGATGTCAGTTTCACCCTGAGCGAGATGGAAGCCACCATCGAGCGTGTGCGTGACCAGTTGCGCCGCCTGGACACCGAAACCCAGGCACAGATTCTCAGCCGCTACCAGGCCGAGGCGGAGCGTGCCGGCTACGATGATTTCGACCCGCTGGAGATGGACCGTCACTCGCAGCTGCAGCAGTTGTCGCGCGCGCTGTTCGAGTCGGCGTCCGACCTGCTGGATCTGAAGGAAACCCTGGCTGCGCGCAACCGCGACGCCGAGACCCTGCTGCTGCAGCAGGCGCGGGTCAACACCGAGCTGCAGGAAGGCCTCATGCGCACCCGCATGGTGCCGTTCGAGCGCTTGGTACCGCGCCTGCGGCGCATCGTCCGGCAGGTCGCCGGTGAGCTGGGCAAGCAAGTAGAGTTCCTCGTGGGCAACGCCACCGGCGAGATGGACCGCAGCGTCCTCGAGCGGATCGTGGCGCCGCTGGAGCACATGCTGCGCAACGCTGTCGACCACGGCATCGAGTCGCAGCAGGCGCGCCGCGCGGCGGGCAAACCCGAGCAGGGCACCATTCGCCTCGACCTGGCGCGCGAAGGCGGCGACATCGTTCTGACGCTGAGCGATGACGGCGCCGGTATCAACCTAGCGGCCGTACGGCGCAAGGCCATCGAACGCGGCTTGCTAGCCCCGCAGAACGATCTCACCGACCACGAGATCCTGCAGTTCATCCTCGAAGCCGGCTTTTCCACTGCCGAGCGGGTAACGCAGATTTCCGGTCGCGGCGTCGGCATGGACGTGGTGCACTCCGAAGTGAAGCAGCTCGGCGGCTCGATGAGCATCGAGTCGACGCAGGGTCAAGGCACGCGCTTCCTGATTCGCCTGCCGTTCACCGTGTCGGTCAACCGGGCACTCATGGTTTATTCCGGCGAGGATCTCTATGCGATCCCGCTGAACACCATCGAAGGTATCGTGCGTGTCTCGCCCTACGAGCTGGAGGCCTACTACCAGCCGGATGCGCCGCGTTTCGAGTACGCCGGGCAGACCTATGAGCTGCGCTACCTCGGTGAGCTGCTGAACAACGGGCAGCAGCCCAAGCTGGTTGGCCAGAGCCTGCCGCTGCCGGTGATCCTGGTGCGCTCGAAGGAGCACAGCGTCGCCGTACAGGTGGACAGCCTGGCCGGCTCGCGCGAGATCGTGGTGAAAAGCCTGGGGCCGCAGTTCGCGGGCGTGCACGGCATTTCCGGCGCGACCATCCTCGGTGATGGTCGGGTGGTGGTGATTCTCGACCTGCTGGCGACCATTCGTGTTCTCCATGCGCACCTGCTGACCCAGCAGCGGCCGCAGCAGCTGCCGCAGTTGCCGGAGACGGTGGAAGTCGAAGCCGATCGCCCGCTGCTGGTCATGGTGGTCGACGATTCGGTCACCGTGCGCAAGGTCACCAGCCGCCTGCTGGAGCGCAACGGCATGAACGTGCTGACCGCCAAGGACGGTGTCGACGCCATCACCCAGCTGCAGGAGCGGCGGCCCGACATCATGCTGCTGGATATCGAGATGCCGCGCATGGACGGCTTCGAGGTGGCGGCGCTGGTGCGCCACGACGAACGCCTCAAGGATCTGCCGATCATCATGATCACCTCGCGTACTGGCGAGAAGCACCGTGATCGCGCCTTGGCGATCGGCGTCAACGAGTACCTGGGCAAGCCGTACCAGGAATCGGTGTTGCTGGAGCATATCCAGCGGCTGGTGCATGCCGATGTCTGA
- a CDS encoding adenosylmethionine--8-amino-7-oxononanoate transaminase: MSLNDSWMRRDLAVLWHPCTQMKDHEQLPLIPIRRGEGVWLEDFDGKRYLDAVSSWWVNVFGHANPRINQRIKDQLDQLEHVMLAGFSHQPVVELSERLVALTPPGLERVFYTDNGSTGIEVALKMSFHYWRNSGRPRKQRFVTLTNSYHGETVAAMSVGDVALFTDTYKPLLLDTLKVPSPDCYLRPEGMSWEEHSRHMFAHMEQTLAEHHEEVAAVIVEPLIQGAGGMRMYHPIYLKLLREACDRYEVHLIHDEIAVGFGRTGTMFACEQAGISPDFLCLSKALTGGYLPMAAVLTTDRLYQAFYDDYSTLRAFLHSHTYTGNPLACAAALATLDIFAEDNVIEANKALAARMASATAHLAEHPHVAEVRQTGMALAIEMVQDKASKTAYPWQERRGLQVYQHALERGALLRPLGSVVYFLPPYTITPEQIDFLAEVASEGIDIATRAAVSVALQPGAPSNFHDPG, encoded by the coding sequence ATGAGCCTGAACGATAGTTGGATGCGCCGCGACCTGGCCGTGCTCTGGCATCCATGTACCCAGATGAAGGACCACGAGCAGCTGCCGCTGATTCCGATCCGTCGCGGCGAGGGCGTCTGGCTGGAGGATTTCGACGGCAAGCGTTACCTCGACGCGGTCAGTTCCTGGTGGGTCAACGTGTTCGGCCATGCCAATCCGCGCATCAACCAGCGCATCAAGGACCAGCTCGACCAGCTGGAGCACGTGATGCTCGCCGGCTTCAGCCACCAGCCGGTAGTAGAGCTGTCCGAGCGCCTGGTGGCGCTTACCCCGCCGGGACTGGAGCGAGTGTTCTACACCGACAACGGCTCCACCGGCATCGAAGTCGCGCTGAAGATGAGCTTTCACTACTGGCGCAACAGCGGGCGGCCGCGCAAGCAGCGCTTCGTCACCCTGACCAACAGTTACCATGGCGAAACGGTCGCGGCGATGTCGGTGGGCGATGTCGCGCTGTTCACCGACACCTACAAACCGCTGCTGCTCGACACGCTCAAGGTGCCTAGCCCGGACTGCTACCTGCGGCCCGAAGGCATGAGCTGGGAAGAACACTCGCGCCACATGTTCGCGCACATGGAGCAGACCCTCGCCGAGCACCACGAGGAGGTCGCCGCGGTGATCGTCGAACCGCTGATCCAGGGCGCCGGCGGCATGCGCATGTACCACCCGATCTATCTCAAGCTGCTGCGCGAGGCCTGCGACCGCTACGAGGTACACCTGATCCACGACGAAATCGCCGTCGGCTTCGGCCGCACCGGCACGATGTTCGCGTGCGAGCAGGCCGGCATCAGCCCGGACTTCCTCTGCCTGTCCAAGGCGCTCACCGGCGGCTACCTGCCGATGGCCGCAGTGCTTACCACCGACCGGCTCTACCAGGCGTTCTACGACGACTACTCGACCCTGCGCGCCTTCCTCCATTCGCACACCTACACCGGCAACCCGCTGGCCTGCGCCGCGGCCCTGGCGACGCTGGATATCTTTGCCGAGGACAACGTCATTGAGGCGAACAAGGCGCTGGCCGCGCGCATGGCCAGCGCCACGGCGCACCTCGCCGAGCATCCGCACGTTGCTGAGGTGCGTCAGACCGGCATGGCGCTGGCCATCGAGATGGTGCAGGACAAGGCCAGCAAGACCGCCTACCCATGGCAGGAGCGCCGCGGCCTGCAGGTCTACCAGCACGCGCTGGAACGCGGCGCGCTGCTGCGGCCGCTGGGCAGCGTGGTGTATTTCCTGCCGCCCTACACCATCACGCCGGAACAGATCGACTTCCTCGCCGAGGTCGCCAGCGAAGGCATCGATATCGCCACCCGCGCGGCGGTCAGCGTGGCGCTGCAACCCGGCGCCCCGAGCAACTTCCACGATCCGGGCTAG
- a CDS encoding chemotaxis protein CheW, which translates to MSQAVVSQESPVSLTGLLVPLADRTLLVPNVAVAELIPYRTPQAVPGAPAWFLGQVQWRDLNLPLLSFEAASDGTAQVGAGARIVVLNALGGREHVRFIALLVQGIPRSIKVDADLARAELALAPLELDAVELGDVQARIPDLVGLEQCLADAGLI; encoded by the coding sequence ATGAGTCAAGCGGTCGTCTCCCAGGAAAGCCCCGTCAGCCTCACCGGCCTGCTGGTGCCGCTTGCGGATCGCACCCTGCTGGTGCCGAACGTCGCAGTGGCCGAGCTGATTCCCTATCGCACGCCGCAGGCGGTGCCGGGTGCGCCGGCGTGGTTCCTCGGCCAGGTGCAGTGGCGCGACCTCAACCTGCCGCTGCTGTCGTTCGAGGCGGCGTCTGATGGTACGGCGCAGGTCGGCGCTGGTGCGCGGATCGTGGTGCTCAATGCGCTCGGCGGTCGGGAGCATGTGCGTTTCATCGCGCTGCTGGTGCAGGGTATCCCGCGTTCGATCAAGGTCGATGCAGACCTGGCGCGCGCCGAGCTGGCGCTGGCGCCGCTTGAGCTGGATGCGGTGGAGCTGGGGGATGTGCAGGCGCGCATTCCCGATCTGGTCGGGCTCGAGCAGTGTCTGGCGGATGCCGGGTTGATCTGA
- a CDS encoding 16S rRNA (uracil(1498)-N(3))-methyltransferase, translating into MRLSRFFIDAPLALGSHALPETAAHYIGRVLRLTSGSAVQLFDGCGQEYLGELVEVGKKQVRVELRQQLAGLPESPLQIHLGQGLSRGERMDWAIQKATELGVAQITPLISERCEVRLNDERADKRLAHWRQIAISACEQCGRSVVPTIHPPQQLGDWLPVEAELKLVLHPVAAPLTSHAQPRTLAFLIGPEGGLSEHEVEQAQQAGFQAARLGPRVLRTETAPVVALSVAQQLWGDF; encoded by the coding sequence ATGCGCCTATCCCGCTTCTTCATCGACGCCCCGCTCGCCCTCGGCTCGCACGCACTGCCCGAAACCGCTGCGCACTACATCGGTCGCGTGTTGCGTCTGACCAGCGGCAGCGCCGTGCAGTTGTTCGACGGTTGCGGCCAGGAATATCTCGGCGAGCTGGTCGAGGTAGGCAAGAAGCAGGTTCGCGTCGAGTTGCGCCAACAGCTCGCCGGCCTGCCCGAGTCGCCGCTGCAGATCCACCTCGGCCAGGGCCTGTCGCGCGGCGAGCGCATGGATTGGGCGATCCAGAAGGCCACCGAGCTCGGCGTGGCGCAGATCACCCCCCTGATCAGCGAGCGCTGCGAAGTCCGGCTGAACGACGAACGCGCCGACAAGCGTCTGGCCCACTGGCGCCAGATCGCCATCAGCGCGTGCGAGCAGTGCGGGCGTTCGGTGGTGCCGACGATTCATCCACCGCAGCAGCTCGGCGACTGGCTGCCGGTCGAGGCCGAGCTGAAGCTGGTCCTGCATCCGGTGGCCGCGCCGCTGACCAGCCATGCGCAACCGCGTACGCTGGCGTTTCTCATCGGCCCGGAAGGTGGGCTCAGCGAGCACGAAGTGGAGCAGGCGCAGCAGGCCGGCTTCCAGGCCGCACGGCTCGGCCCCCGAGTGCTGCGCACCGAGACGGCACCGGTTGTGGCACTGAGCGTGGCTCAGCAGCTGTGGGGCGATTTCTGA